In the genome of Peromyscus eremicus chromosome 1, PerEre_H2_v1, whole genome shotgun sequence, the window GTGCTCTTGGAGTCACTGCGTTCTCCCCCTACTGGCCATCATGTTGAACGCCCAGGACTGGCCCTGACTTTTAGGGGTGTAATGTGGGCCAgtcagtgtcctctctgccccaTAGAATGGGCATGACAGTGGATCACGCTCCTGAGTATTATGAGGGTATAAATGGCTTAATCTCCCTGATGGGCGTGCAGATTGGAGATTGTGTGATGGATGGTGTTACTGACCCAGAGCTGTGAAGAGCGTAGCTAGTTCAAGGAACAGAAGACAGGCCAGGGTGCCTGGGGCTCCTGAGGGTGCAGAGTCAGAGTGAGGCGAAGGGATGGgacagattatttttttaatgatttatttatttttatatgcactggtgttttgcttacatgtatgtctgtatcgGTATAGGGTACTACTCCAGAAttgaaattacagacagctgtgagctgccatgtgggtgctgggaattgaacccaggtactctggaagagcagccagtgctgggaCAGATTATAAGTGACTTGGGGGGGCCTggtgtggtacatgcctttaatctcagcccttgggaggcagaggcagatggatctctgagttcgaggccagcctggtctacagagcaagttccagaacagtcagggctacacagagaaaccttgtctcaaaaaaaaaaaaaaatatatatatatatatatatatatatatatatatatatatatatatatatataaaacaataatagtaataataaataaataaataaaggacttGGAGGAACTTTGCCCAGAGGATGATAGCGAACCAcgaggcaggggaggggctgtgGCGTGAGGATGGAAGAAAATAGAGGCTGGGTGACTGGGGAGAGGATGGGAAAGAGTCCGGGGGGGAGAGGCTAGTGAGTGCGCCAGgcacagggagagaggagggggcaggGCAGAGTCAAGGGAAAGACAGGATTGGGGTTGCATCCCCCCAAGTCACCCCAAATATTACTTCCTGACACCTCCATCTCAAGACCCCCAGGAACACAGGGCAGGGTGGGGTCCAGGGTGTGGGGACACTAGTCAGATAGTGAGTCAGGGCCCAGGCTGGCAGGATGACCTCACTCTTAGTCACCACGAGTGGAGATGGAGGACCCAGTGGTATGAAGCCCCAAATCCTTGCCTGCTATCACAGATACTCCCGTCGGGCATGGGTGGAGAAGCTGCTAAGCATGTCTGTCTCCCCGGACCACTGCAGGTGCCCCTGGGCACTCCTGTGCGCGCCATCTTTACACCACCAGGTCCTGAGTGAGGAACTCATCCCAAGTACTTTGAAAAGGAGGGGGAACCATGCTTTCCACTCAAGGAGGACATGGGCTCTGGTGCCTCACCTTGGCCAGGCCCCCAGGTGTCAGCACAAAAGTGTGAAGGAGGGGCTGATCCCTTGCCCCACTGGCCCTAGTTAGTGTTCTAGATCCAGAGAATGAGTCAGGCTGTCGTGTTGGGGAGGCTGGAGGATGGTCCAGCGAAACCATCTTGTTGGTGAAGGTACTGTGCGACAGACTGGTCCCATACTCCCATGCAGTGGAGGCACAGGCAGACACGAGGTTCTTCCACAATAACTAGGATGAGATACATTAATACTCAATAGTGGAATACCTGAGGAAAAATCAAGGAAGCAAATGGTAGCCCAGGATGTCCAGGGGTGATAAGATGATTCAGAATGGTTGTGGAAGGCCTCGAAAGGGGGCCTGAACTACCTGGGAAGAGCATTTTAGACCCTGGGGTAGAATGGTACCTGGAACATTTGAGGCCAATGTGACTGGGGCAGAGGAATGGATGAGGTCAGAGGATGGGATGGACATGGTGCCGCTCCTGGGCCTTCACCTTGAATGAGTTGGAAGCCAGAAGCCTGTCTCCCCTGAATCCATCTCTCCTGATTCCCATCCTTCTCTACTCTCTTTATCCCCAGGCCCCgtggagaactgactccccaaagacCCAGCCCCTTTGCACCCCAAGAAGAGGGTTTGCGAGCAGAATCTTGTGTGGACGATGGAGCCATTGCCCCCGACACTGACACAGCCTCTGGGGAGGCGTCTGAGGCTGcgccctccccctcctccaccatgTGCCAAACAGGAGGCCCAGGCCCTCCACCCAGCCCCCCAGATGGACCCCCTGACCCCCCTGACCCCCTCGGAGCCACATGAGGCAGGAAGCCTCATCGCTGGATAGCCACGCTTCTTGGAACTGAACTGAACTCTTTTGGGCCCAGAGCCCCTGGCACAGCGGAGGTCCCTCCTGACCCACTCTTGGCCTCATGAGGGCCACTGGCTTCAGGAACCTGGGCCCCCATCTTGcgtctcccctcacccccagcctgGCCCCTGGAGGGGCCTCTGATTCAAACCTTCGCGTGACATtttcacattatttaaaaaagacaaaaaacaactttttggaGGAAAATGGggcctgtgtgtgtttggggaggtgggagggagatgcCAGTAGACACGGCATGGGTCACTGTCCTTTCCTCCTGGCCCCAAGGCAAGGTGCCCATGCAGTGGTGGGCTTGCCCgcctctccctccctgctctggTTCTGTTCCTTAGAGCCTCTGACAATGGTGGCAGCTTCAACTTACCCTTCCATGTTCCACAAGGAGTCAGTGATGGCTTGGGACCAAACAATTGTGGTGGTAACCCTGTTCCTGCAGGGTCTAGAAGCTGTCACAGGGCCAGGCCAGGTACTGGTGGTAGGAAGGTGCTCAGAACTGATCTGCTAgccactgcctggcctgcctGCCCACATTggcctgtctccctcccttcctcctgtggaTGCCTGTTCCTTAGCCTCTCTGTGGCTAGGCTTTCAGTCTCTGGACTAGGGTCCCTTGTCCCCCACACTTGGGACCATATTTATTGGTACATGAAGCGAGTGAACTTGCATGGTGGAAGAAGGGCAGGGCAAGGGGTGGGTTTGAGTAGGATGGTGTACTCTGCTTTATAAATTAAGGTGACAGGACATGAGTCAAGGAAAACCCTACAACAGGGTTCCCCCTCCTCACCACTGAAGTGGTCTAGAGGCATGCCAGCCCAGGTTGGGGTGAGTCATGGTAGTAGGGTGGGCCAGGCCTTGAGGTCCTAGTTCAAAGAATGAGGGTTATAGGCCTGATGCCAAGTCTGAGAAAGGGCAAGGGCAGGTTTACAAGGgccaggtttatttattttggggggtgtGTATGAAGAGAGGTGATGGGGAGAGACTGactctgtagccccggctgtcctagaactcactctgtagaccaggctggcctccaacttaggGGTCAGCCTgttctgctgagattaaagacacaaGTCACTTATACCTGGCAAAGGCCAGGAGTTTCAGGTCTGAGGGGAAAGGGCTATGTCCCGAactggtgtgtgtggtgggggagcatGGCCAGGACCTTCACGTCTCAGTGTGAATGAAGAGGACCAGAGCTGGCGCTGAAAGGCAGAGTGACCCAAGGTCTGAGAGGCTAATGTCCTACCAGTTCCAGGGAGCAGGGCTTGAGTCCTAATTCTctagtctgagggaggagggctggggccaGGACCGCATCTCAGGGTCTGACCCTGTCTGAGGGAGGAACCTGGGATTAGGATCCCTGGTCTGAAGGAGGGGTATACTTTCTCTGGCACTCTCCACAAACTCATATTCAGTGTCTTCAACCACAGAACCTTACTGcttcacagttttggaggctacAAGACCAAGACCAAGGCCATCAGTATTTTGGAAACTCTTCCGTGGTTTTGCCAGCCTGGCCTCAGGTAACCATTGGCACTCGTTTGTGCTTTATTTACGGTGCCCTCTGTGGCCTTGTGTCCAAACACCCACTTTGGggggactttgtgtgtgtgtgtgtgtgtgggtatgttgGTGGGTAGTGGGGGAGGCGTGGTCTCGTACAActcagcctggctttgaacacttcctcttgcctcagcctgcctctgccgaCACCTGAGCTCCCCATGCTTGGCCCGCAGGACAGTTTGAAGCATTTTCCTATCTGACTTGAATAGTTCGGCCAACATTCCCTTTAGCTCCTCAGTCAGGCACTGCCAATCACCCCAGCCCTGGGCCCACCATGGTGGCTCCTCCATACTCTCTCCTGCTCCAGTCACTGGGTCACGGGGACTGGACGTCTTTCCACTCTCCCCTCTACTCGCTCTCAGATCACCCTGACCACCTCAAACACACTAGACTCCTGCCTCATGACTTAGCTTCCCATAGCCAGGCCTGCATAGCCTGTTCCTGTCCCACACCAGTCCCCATTTGCCAGACCATGGAACCTATGGTGAGGGCCTACCGCtagtgttttcctgtgtccccatGTCCTTGTCACTTTGTGAGTACACCATCCAGCTCAAAGCCACCCCTTTCCCCCCAATCCAAACTCTACCCATCTATGCCAAGCAAATCTGGTCCCAAGGTGAGAGAGACCAGGGACCTAAGTTCAGAGCCACTCACAGCCGGGAACCTGGGACCCATATCCCACATGGTACCCCTCTGCTGCCAGTCACCATTCCTTGTGGTAAGTCCCGAGTTCAACCCATGGAAGCAGACACCGTGGGTCAAAGGGTGGTTAAGAACCTTTGAAACAAGACTCACTGCCCAGTGTTTCCCGGTTCTTTGGATGATGCTGGAAATTCCGTTTTATTTGGGACTCTCCATTCCACAACTGGCCCTGGGGAGGAAGTAGTTCATGCCTCTTTTCCAACTTCAAGGTAAACTCCAGAAAAACTTTAATAGTTAGGAGACAAGACTGCCTTTGTCTACTGACATGCAGCCTGAGCCACAGAGCCCACCTAGAATATAATCTGGATACTGGTACCTTCCCTAGATCAGTGCTGTTGGGCAGACACCCACAGGTGCCTATAGCCAAGGGAAGGCAAGACACAAACCCCCAAGAGCGGTTTGCAGATCCAATACACACCTCCTGGAATCTCAGTTCCCAGAAGACCACAGGGTAGCATCCTTCCTTCCCAGTCAGGCCTGCATGCTAAAGCATGCTGGGAGTGGCAATTCCTCTAGAAATACCACTTCAGGTCTGACAAGGTAGCTAGCAGTCTCTAATGCCAGAactgggaggatgaggcaggattCACAGTTTAAGCTCACCACGagccaggaaaacaaaaatgcaaacttCTTGGCTACCTCCAAAGGTGGGCAGTAGGCACTGGGTCTTTGTTCTCTGGAGTCACTATTCCAGCAGAAGCACAAGAGGACAGGACCAGTCAGGGACTTAGCATTACACCCTCACTAAGATTCCCTCCAGTCAGGGCACACTCCAAGGCCATCCACGCACCTCATGGTACCACTGTGCCCTCTCCAGCCCACACTGGAGCTCTCCAAGGACAGCACAGCCAGTTCCTTTTGTCCCACACAGGGTCTTCTCTGGACTTCTTCCCTCCTGAGCCCCCTAAGGATCACAGGCCCCACAAGAACATGGTGGCCTGGCCCACAAGGGCAGAGCACATCTTGAGAGTATGTTGTACCTGAACACCATCCCTGACACGAAATTCCCCTTACTCGGCACCCACGGGGTTTGCGTGACTCGTCTGGGAAGCACCTGCCTTCCACCCTGTGTGCCACCCAGGGTCCTGACTAATGTCAAGAGGATGGGTTCTCGGCTCTCCCAAACCCAAGAAATGAGGGCATCTGCAGGCGCGAGGGGTTCAATAATTAATAAGATTACCAACATGTTAATTACAAATAAGGAGACAGGAGCGAGGTGGTGATTTTCCAAATGGGGAACCAGGATCCACAGCCCCAAGGCCCAGGGGTCCTGCCACCCAGGCGGGGCACCTCCAAAATAAATAATGGAGTTGGGGACAGGGGTCAGGGTTGTTCCTGCTTCTTTTTCACAGAAATCCGCTTCTTTCTTGCTGCCAGCATCTCATAGAAGGGGTCCACACTTACAGCAGCCCTGCAAAAAGGGGTCTGATGAGGACCAAGGGCCTCAGGCCCAGGCCCGGCCCCACTCAGATCCCAGCCCCACGAGGCTCACTGGATGGACTTGATCCACTCGTCTTTCTCCTCCTGCGTGGGTGCTGAGATTCGGTACACCATGTGGTTCCCCTCTACTACCCGACCATCCGCCTCGGTTTTGCAGGCTTTGATGAGCTGTCCCTTGTTGTTGGGAATGTAAAGCTCAAAGCAGTTCTAGGACACAGAGGGGACAGGTCAGAGCAGCCCTGGGCCACGACAGGAAGGCACAGGTTTAAGGGCACCCATGAATCTTACCGGCTTCCGCGGATCGTCCACCTCACGGATGCTGAGGTTCTCTAGGGGGATGATCCCTCGGGGCTCCTTGTCCTAGATGGCAGAGTCAGAGTTCAGGTTCCATGGGTTCCCCAGGGCCTCCCTAAGAGTGAGGGCTGGGTGCTCTGCCCCCCAGATCTGGGCCTATGTCTGCAAGCTCCACCCTCACCGTAGTGTACTCAAAGTAGTAGAGGCAGTTGTCTGTAAGGATGAACCAGCGCCGCTTCCAAGTCTTCACCCGGCCCCCTGCAAGGGAAGGGGTGGGAGGGGCCGGGCTCAGCGGGGAACCgctggggaggggagcagagtgGGGAAAGGCAGGGCTCTTAGGTCTAGGACAGAGGCAGTGAGGGAAAAGACAGGCAGGCAAGGACAGGCTGCTGGGGCCCCAGGAGTGGCACCCCTGCTTGGGCCACAGGTTCTGGCTATTCTATTGGcacaggcccaagcccctccccctgggcCAAGGCCAAGGCAGCCCCTCCCTATCTTATTGGGTTTGGGCAAGGACACCAGGTACCTACCTCCTGGGGCAGACAGCGAGAAAGCAGGCAGGACCAGGTGTGGAAGGGAAGGCGGAGGGATGGGGTGCCCCCAAGAATCGCAGCGACAGAAATAGGGGGTCAGGGAAGGGATGCACAGGGCCCAGAGCCACAGCAAGAGAacaggcagaggggagggggagagaggaagaaaaccagTTACATCCACATGGGGAGGAGCCAAGGCCTCCCCCTGCCCACCAcgctcctggcctcctggcttcAACCTTTCCCAGTGAGTACTCAGCCTACCAGAACGGCCCTGGAAAACAAATGTTCCCTGAGACTCTCTACTCTGACCTAAGTCTTAGCTGTGTGATCTCAGGAAATCCCTGGCCCTCTCCAATTCCAGCCTGGAgacccacccacacacatcttGTCTGCAACAAGACGGCCTACTGTAGCCTCTGGATGAACAGTCGGTTCATCTGGATGAGTAGAGACGGTTCCATTAGCCATGATGGTCAATATTAAGCCCATGACAAGACTCCTGCCCCTGCATCTCAGTGGCAGGGCacctttgagcctcagtttcttcaaatgaAAAACGGGAGCAGCTCAGAGGCCCATCTTGGGGGAAGTTGCCTTCTTGCTCATTCCCTCTAATGCTCAGGGAGACCACTGTGTGCTGGGGAACCTGATCTGTGATTCTACTGACCTCCCTGCACCCTACAAAGGGGCCAGGGTCGGTGCTGCCAGGCTAGGGCCTTGTGCAGCTTCCAGGATAGAACAGTGGCCGTGAAGATGCAATGCCTTGCTTCAAGTGCACAGTTCAACGCAGGACCTGAGACCTGGAGGGATGCCAACACCACTGCTTACCAGAACCCACGGAAAGTGAGGCCTGCTTCTTATCTGGCCCTTACTCTCTCTGCAGGGAGCGCCCAACTGTCCCACTATGGCCCTTGCACTTACTTGGTCTCTGAGCAGTGACCATGCAGCCTTCCCACTATCCCCCTGCTCAGCCCCAGACACCTAGCTGTACTCTTAAGTATCTGGGGAGCTGTAATGGTAACTAATGACTTGCCTGGACCCAGATCCTGTCTACATTAGCCTAGGGTCCTCAGGGGTCACACAGAACCCACTGAGTGCTGAGAACAACTCTCCTGGTCACAGCAGCCCCCCTCTTTGGCCTTGGATGGCTGAGCAGTGGTTTAATATGTGGTGCCATATCACACGTTTCAACAAGGACTGCCTGCAACCTCACTTCCCAAACGGGAACTCAAGAGCCATCTAAACACTATTACCGCTGCACTGTTCCCTCCCCAGCCAGGCTTGAAGCCCGAAGTTATCCCTGCCTGTGTTGGCTCTCCTGCGGCCGACTGATTTTTCAGCTGGTTGACAGCAAGGCCAAGTCCAGGGCAAACAATGTGCGGAACATCTGACCTGTCCTGGGCCCCGGGGGGTTTTACTGCGGGAGCTAAGAGCCTGGTTCATCAGGCCCTGGAACAGAAGACTCCAGGTGGGGGCTGGGAGCACTTTAACAGGCCCAGCAAACAGACAACGTCTGCTCTTGTTTTTAGCCCTGTTTTTCAGGTATGAATTTCTCAGAGGTGCAAAAACTGAGGCCGCTCAGTCCTGACCCAGGCTACTAGTGTTCCCTGCAGGGTCGCCAGCAGGCTCAAGGGACGTACCCAGCTTCAGGAGCCAGCCCTCACGGTCTGGGTTGAAGAAGGTGTGGGTGAGATCATTCCCATCATCCTCAGGGATCTTGAAGGGTTCATTTCGGATGCTGTCATAGAGGTTCTGAGGGGCAAGAGACAGGTTAGATGTTCTAGGGAAGTCATGGGAAAAAAGGGTCAAactgggaggaaagggaaacagaaagagtAGAGATGGGAAGAGTGAAGAAAAAAGAGATGAAGGGATAATGGCGGGAAAGCCTGCTAAGTTCTCAGAAGTGATGGGAGATCAAGACCCAGAAGAGCCTGAGAGGAGGCACAGGAAAGAACCAAGGGCTGAGCAGGCCGGAAAGCACTGGCAGACCTGGAGCATGAGGGGTGCTGAGCCTGGGAACAGTACTGACCCTGAGCAGGTCCTCAGGCAGGTCTCCGCCCTCATTGATGCCCCGGTTCATGGCCACAAATCGCTCCAGGCCCGGCTTGTCCCTGACATTGGGATTGTGAAGGCTGGTGTTCAGCATGATCACAGCAAAGGACAACACGTAGCAGGTGTCTACACCAGATAAAATAAGGCAGCTGGTGATGACTCGGGACCCTCCCAAACCCTCTGTCCTGTCCCCTCATAATCCGGGAAGCCAGATCCCAGCCTCTTCCCTCAAACCCAGTCTAGATTCCAGCACTCCTTCCTCAGACTATAGGTCCATGTCCTGCCCTCTGGTCCTACCTGTGGACTGGAAGACCCCAGGGTTACACAGGCAGTATCGCTGGGCAAAGGCCTCCATCATCCGGTCAATTTTCTGAGCCTCTCCAGGGAGGCGAAAGCTCCACAGGAATTGCCTGGTTAGGGGAGGAGAGGGCAGCATAGGTTTCAGGGCTGggaaacactctgcttcttagTCTCTGTTAGAAGCGGACAAATCATTATCCAAACCTTGCCCAGTctggtgatgtacacctttaatcccagcatccaggagggaaaggcaggtggatctctctgagcccagagccagcctggtctacacagagttccaggccaatcatagctacacagtgaaatggTGTCTCAACCCCAACCCCCAAAACCATCAGTCAGAATTCAAATCTCTCCCCCCAGGGGCTGTTTCAATTGCAGGCATGTAATCTGATCAGACCAGTAGGTTCCAGCCATGGGTTCTGGTGGGTCTACAGAGAAGAGCCTTTTCTAATTCCCTCCCACCCCGAGGCTTGCTAAACTGGCCTGAGGTTGCCAGGTGCTTTGCTGACATGTAGGAGGATCCACTGAGCACCCCGAGAGGAAGCCCGCAGGAGGCCCCACCTGACTGTCTTCTTAGAGTGCTGTATGTCCCTGTGGGAGTGCTTGGCCCCTCACAACTAAGAAAGCCCTGGCACATGCATTTCTGGCCCGTCCTCACCGCAGGGCCTGTACCAGATTGAGATCGGTGAACTCATGCAAATCCACAAAAGCATGGAGCACAGACAGGTTCAGCTCTTCcctgaaaggagagagagagtcccATTAGGAGGAGTGACAGGAGAGCAGCATCATATCTCATTTACTGGGCCGCCCTCACAGCAGCTGAACcttccacctggctccatccatgggctgggtcctggcgTAGGTAGGACACCTTGCTCTTGTCGCTTGTCATCAGACCACCTGCTGTCATCTCTCAGGTGTTCTCATGCTCCCCAGATACCTTTACCTCAAGAACTGACCTTTACCTAAGAACTCGCAGGCACTTCCTAGTTCCTATGCACTCACATGTCCACAGAAGGTCTCCATATACTTGTAGCTCTGACCCACGATCAACACTTCCAGACGACACTTTTCAGATGCTGCTAGCTTGTGTGTACATGGTTAAGCCACTGACACTCAATACTGAATGACTACAGGTACCACTTCCCTATACGTTCAAGCTCCCCAGAGCCAGCCAGTCCATTATATCATGACCCAGGTGGAGGCCACAAACCTGTTCTACCCATGAGCTGCTATTGAGGCTGGGAGTACTGCGCAGGCCGGGCAGCTCACCTTTCCCCTAGGTAGTCCCCAATGGCTGTCTTGTTCAGCCCCTCACCCTTGTACAGGAAGCGAGCGATTTCCTCAGGTGTGTTCTGCAGAAGTTCGTGTTCCACCAagaattggatcccctggagggaGAGGGCCAGATTTGTGCCAAGGCTGAGTGCTGCTCCCCATGAACCTCAACATCCAAGCCTCTCCACCCTAACAGAGCTCCCCAAGTATCATCTCTAACCCATTCCCTCAGCCTCTGCCTGACTGATTCCAGCATGCACAACTGGGTCTGGCAAGGAGCAGGTCTGAAGAACAATTGAACACACTACACGATACAATAAAAAATGAAGCAGATACCTGTCCATCAAGCTGTAAACATGGACGCCCTCCCTTACTGCCATATCTTACCCTGAACTATAGCACTTACATCAAGGGGGATCCCTGAGAGTGAGGCAGGGTCTTAGGATTGCCCAGCACAGGACCAGCTCCCAGAGGCCTCAGTACATGGACATTCATGGAACAGATGGGCAACGATCAGGAACCTGTTGCCTAGAGGAAACCTATTATCTTCTAGAACCTAGGATATCAAAACCATGCCTGAATATCTATCTGCTCAGCTAACTAACCTTCTTGGGGTCCATGTTGAATTTCTTCCTGCCCATTGCCATCTTCCGGTTCCGTTGCAAGGTCTTACTGAAAAATCAGGGTAGGCAGCAGCCAAGGGTCAGTGCTTGAGCATCCAGGTCCCTGGCCAAGCCCCGTGTCCCATGAGCTCCCCACAGTCCTCACCTGCCCTCATTGGCCTCCAGACCCTCCACCTCACTCATAGCTTCGCTCAGCTCCTCTCGCAGGCGCTGGATCTCCACCAGCAGCTCCTGCTTGCGCCGCCGGATGTTCTCCAGCTCCATACGCTCCTCTGGAGTCAAGTCTGGGGGCTCTAGGAATCAGGGTCAGGAAATGAGTTCTGGGCCAGGACTGCTGCATCCTGAGAAAGGATTAAGGCTGGGGGCCTGAATTCCTGTCCAGAAGAGGAATGGGCTACTAGAAATCTtagaggagaggaagacagaccCTGAACCCTTAGTATAGGGCAGAAGGCCTGGGGATGAACTTCTGGGCCCATCACTTGGAAGGATGGAGCCCCAGCTTCATCATCGAAGTGGGGACCTACATCTTGGGTATTTTACTTGAAAAGGAACCAGTCTCTGGGATCCTGGACCCATCACCACACTTGGGAACTCATGGTTCTGAATTTTGGATACTTTACTTGGAGGCCCTGGCTCCTTGGTTCCATTACAAGTAGAATGGAAGGCTTGAATATTAAAAACATTACTTGAAAGGACACAGGGCCTTGGGCTCATGGCTCCATCATCACAGGGAATCTGAGGCCCTGGATCAGGGGTGTATTTCTCGGAAGGGAACAGGTCCCCCCCATCATGGCTGAGGTCCTGGGATCCTGGACCCTGGGTGCATTTCTTGGAAAGGCACCAAGACTCTGGTTCCTGGCTCCACCGTAGTGGGAACCCTGGCGTGGACTTGGgtacatttcttgtaaggaggCCGGATCCCTGGctccatcatggtgggagagTTGGGGTCCTGGATCCTGGGTGCCTTTCTTGGAACCAAGAAAGAAACTAAGGCTCTGGCTCCTGGCTTCGTGGTCTGAACCTTGGGTGCACAGTGAAGACTAGCTAGGGCATCAGGACCCTGGATCAGGGTCGGTAGGGAGGTCACAAAGCCAAGGTTTGCAGCAAGAAAGCCAGGCCGTGGCTAGCGCGGGTGTACGCCCCGCCCCGCTCTCgctgccccgccccgcccgccgccgccgccgccggaagAGGGCTCGGCCCAAACAATGGCCCGGGAC includes:
- the Cyth2 gene encoding cytohesin-2, which codes for MILRSRGRSSRGDPQRIGWCQSEGRAPPAGRLGREGRVFSALRTGAEEAAVAPGAFERAHSSPRADADAGPAGGTAPDSPRAFLAAMEDGVYEPPDLTPEERMELENIRRRKQELLVEIQRLREELSEAMSEVEGLEANEGSKTLQRNRKMAMGRKKFNMDPKKGIQFLVEHELLQNTPEEIARFLYKGEGLNKTAIGDYLGEREELNLSVLHAFVDLHEFTDLNLVQALRQFLWSFRLPGEAQKIDRMMEAFAQRYCLCNPGVFQSTDTCYVLSFAVIMLNTSLHNPNVRDKPGLERFVAMNRGINEGGDLPEDLLRNLYDSIRNEPFKIPEDDGNDLTHTFFNPDREGWLLKLGGRVKTWKRRWFILTDNCLYYFEYTTDKEPRGIIPLENLSIREVDDPRKPNCFELYIPNNKGQLIKACKTEADGRVVEGNHMVYRISAPTQEEKDEWIKSIQAAVSVDPFYEMLAARKKRISVKKKQEQP